From the genome of Desulfobacterales bacterium:
GATTTTCCGTCTGGTCGGGCCTGGTTTCTTTTCGGCCCCGTTTATGAACAATGAATCCATCCAGAAAAAGGTTCATAAGCGTATCGCTGCATTCCACGAAGCCGGTTTCGTCCTCAGTTTTTAGCAGAGCGGCAAGGTCCGAGCGGTCAATTTCGTGCCCGGAGAGTTTAAAAATTTCAATCATTGTTGAGTCGCTGATATCCAGAGCGTAACGGAACCGTCGTAATATATCGTTGTTTATCATGATTTACTCCTGATGATGGTCAATGGGCTGATTCAGCCCTGTTCGGAGATTCTGTCACATATTGGTTTTGGGGAAAGTGATACAATGGATTGTTTCCAGGGTGAGCAGGCCCTTCGGAATCATTGTGTTAAGCGTTGGCAGCAGGCTGGCGATTCGTTCCGAAGTGTCCACGATTTCGATCACAATCGGCAGGTCCTCCGACAGGCGAAGGAGCTTGGCCGTGCGCAGCTGCTTGTCGGCCCCGAATCCCATGATGCCGCGCAGGACAGTGGCACCACTTATTCCGTGCTGCTGGGCCTCTTCGACAATAGCCTCGTATAAGAGACGACGCCCGAATTTGTCACTCTCGCCAATAAATATTCGAAGCAGCTGTGTTTCCGTTGGGTGATGCATGGTTGACCCCCTTATAATCCTGACTTAAATGGTTCTGCCGATCGCCTGGCCGAGTACAAAAAATCCGACCCCGGCCACAATCTGAAATACGATATTGCCCAAACCTGCCAGAAGCTCCGCACCGGCCAGTAGCTGACCGGTCTCGGATGCAAATGTGGAAAATGTGGTAAAGGCGCCCATGAATCCGGTCAGGATGATGGTGCGCATTTCGGAACTGATGGCCCATCGTTCGCCCGCGATGGAAAGTACGATGCCGAAAAGAAAGCAGCCGAAGATGTTGACAACAGCCGTTCCCCAGGGAAACCCCCGGCCCAGCCACCGATAGACAGATCCGGATAACCAGTACCGGGCCAGAGTACCGCAGGCGCCGGCAATGCCAATCCCAATCAATTTTTCTAACATGATTTACCTCGTTGTCGTAAATACTGAATCCCATTGTTGCAAAAGGCGAGAATGCTCTGTCTTCAAGCTAACATTCTTCAGTATCAGGAAAGCCGTTTTATGACAAGTCCAAGGGATTGTTTTGCAGCCCTCGGCCGGTCCGCCGCAAGCGTCCGGGTCGAAAATTCTGCAGTGAATCTTCCCGTTTCGAAAGATTACCTGCCGGGCAGTTGCCCTCGTGTCGAGAGCTCTCCGGGAAGCAGTGACGCATAGATGAAATTATTCAGCGGGACGTCGACGCGGGCTGAGCGTGCCAGACGGACCACCGCTCCATTTTGGGCCTCCAGTTCGGAGGGGCGCTGTTTCATGATATCCCGCTGCATGGATGCGGTGCCCTGGACGGGCAGGGCATCAAAGAATCCCATGGAGCGTTCGATAAGGTTTTTATGGATCGGAATGTCGAGCGCACGAGCGAGTTGGTAAATTTCTGTCAGGGATGTTTCCAGCAACCCCCGGGTTTCCGGGAGCGATCGGATGACACCGATCGGTGCACGGGTGATGGCGCCCACGCCGCTGAAGGTACAGATGAACAAAAATTTTTTCCACATGGCCGCCCGTATGCTGTCCGGGATGGCTGCCTTGATGCCCGCCTGCTCGAGTATTCGAAGTATGTCCCGGGTTCTTTGGGTCGGGGTATTGTCCAGCTCTCCTATGGCGATATATGGTTCAATCCCTAAGTGGCGGATATGGCCCGGCCCGGCAATCATGCTCATAATGTTACACAATCCTCCCAGCACATGGCTTTCCCCCAGGATTTGCGCCAGTTGATCCGGAGCTTCCACGCCGTTGAGAAGGGGCAGCACGATTGTGTCCGGTCCGATCATCGGGCGCATGGCATTGCCGACCTCCGTGAGCTGCCAGGATTTGACCGCCACGATGACCAGATCCACGATGCCCGTTTCGCTGGGGTTATCGGTACACTGAACCGAACTCAGTTGAAAATCTCCCTGGATACTGTTGATTTTCAGTCCCCCGGATTTCATGGCCTGAAGATGTTGCCCCCGTGCCATGAATATCACGTCGTGACCGGCCCGGGCCAGGCGTGCCCCGAAATAGCCGCCGACTCCGCCGGCTGCAAATACGACTGTCTTCATTTAAACCTCCTGGATGAATTAAAGTTAATTTGATGGTTGTTTTTCTGCTTTCGGGAAGACGGGTTTATTTGTCGTCGTTCCGGCCAGGTCTATCCGGCTCTGATTCTGTAATATCGGGTAAAATGTCCTTGAAGGCCACGCCATAAATATCCCAGATTGTAACGAATAATGCCGCAATTATGGGGCCGGTGATGATCCCCACCATGCCGAACATGAAAATACCCCCCAATGTTCCCAGAAAAATCATCAGTTCATGCATTTGAGTGTCTTTGCCGACAAGCACCGGGCGAAGTAAATTATCCATGCTGCCCACGATGATTGCGCAAAACAGGGCCAGCCCGATGGCCTTGGCAACGTGCCCCGTGGCCGCCAGGATAATTGCGGCAGGCACCCAGACAATTGCCGATCCGATGTTGGGTATAATCGACAGGACAGCCATGATCGCTCCCCAGAAGACCGCGCTGGGGATGCCGGCTGCAGCAAAGGCCAGTCCGGCCAGAGCACCCTGCAGGATACCGATGACCGCGGTTCCTTTAAGCGTGGCCCGGGTGACGGACGTGAATCTGTCCAGAATGCGCTGCTCGTCACGATCTTCCAGCGGCAGATAGTAAAGAATTTTGAAAATTAATTTATCTCCGTCCAGCAGGAAAAAATACATCGCATAAAGCATTACAAACAGCATGAACAGGAAGTTAACCGTTCCGAGTGTAACCGATGAGAGGCGGTTGATCAGAAACGTGCTGACATGTCCCACCATCTCACCGGCTTTCGTGAGGATTTGATTCCGGTAGGGCTCGACCCGGTCGATAAACGGCACGGTTTTTAAAAAATTGGAGATGTTGTCCGGTTCGGAAAGTTGATGCTCTACCCATGGCCTGGCTGTTTCACCCACCTTGATGGCCTGAGAAGTGACGATGCCCAGCAATCCGGTGAGCGGAATCAGAACCACAAATACAATGAGCAGGATGCAGGCAGCGGCGGCCCATCGGCGCCGTCCCCTGAACCCTTTGACAAAACGGCGGTACAGGGGCAGGGAAAGCGCGGAAAAAATACCGGCTAAAAAGATGGCCATCAAAAACTGACTGATCATCGACAGGAAAAGGGCTGATATGAACAATACCAGCAGAAGCAATACCCATTTGTGAACCGTTATTTTATCCATCTGACGGTTATCCTTTATAGGTGGGGGAAGTTCCCTCATCGAGATTATAACGACTGAATCGAGGGGCCGGCCCCCGCTTCCGGATCTTGTTCCTGGAGTGGATGATCAGGAAATTTTTCTCCATTTGTTAGCCATTCGGATAAACTTGGGCATCGGCACCGCAAAAGTCAGAACACCTTTTGGAACAAAGGGCCGGGCCGATAAATATGCTTTTCAATTCCATATCCATGCGCCATTTCCTTTCATTGAACGATCCGGTCGTTCCATTCCTTTACAATGACCAGCGCGGCCGCCATTTTGTCCTTAATGCCTTATCCCTCAAACTCTGTCAAAAAAAACAAGAAAATTATGCTGTCATTTTCATCCGTTTTTCAGTGGATGCAGCTAAAAACGCATTCAATATGTTCATCAACTTGACCCTCTTGACCGTCAACTGATATCTGTTTTGTTTTGGAAGCTTTTGAATGCTTCCATGCGTTTGAGACAATCGAAGATGCCGGCTGATTTCTGCAGATAATTGTTTGTCTGTACGGCCCGATCCAAAAGGCGTATTCGGCAATTTTTGATGCAGCATTTTATTTGTCAGTCCTGAAATTCTGAAATTCCAATCAATGGGAGCAATTCACGATCCTTACCGGTCGGATCCAGCGCGCGCAATCGACGCCCCTCTTGTGTTCGCTGTCATGTTATTATATCATCAATAAGTTGGGATTGGTTTTATCATCGGCCATTGCGTCATCTCCGCGTTTAATCCGCGTCATCCCCGAGAAGTGGCCGATCAATATATCGCAATACTCGTGTACTTGTCCCGGTCATGTGAGCATGGCGCAGCAAAGAGTCCATAATTGAATTCAACCCTTGGGAGAATCGAAAATTAAATCGGTCGCCCATCCGCTTTGCCACATTGTCCAATAGATAGTAAAACCGTTAAGCAGCTTGGCAAATCGGACATCCTTCCCTCGTTCAAGGCAACGACGCAACCATTCACGACCGTTTAAACATATTTAGATATGATATGGAAATCAAGTCTGTAAACGTATATTCATAAACCCGAAATCATTATGGCCCAAGAAAAAATATAAGTGTTTGCAACGGGGGTTGATAATTATGATCAAGTCCATAATTTTGAAGTTGAGAATATCCGGTTTTCTTACAATAATGGGCGCGAAACGAAGAACCCGGCTCCAGACAGGACCATACTCTGATAAGTTCATTTTCAATTTGTTCAGTTTGTTGTCGTTCATGAGCCAGCTTCTCTTTTCGAATACGCCATATAGAAATAGGGATAATGCCTTGCCCACAATTGCCTTTTGTAAATTGATTCACGGTTTCAACTAACGACGAGGTCTGTTCCATCATCCATTTGTTGTAATTTTTATTGAGAATGCCATTCGTTTGGCAAAAGCTCATCGCATCCTTTGGCTTTGGATGCCATCAAAGGAAAAATAAAACCTTTGAAAACAATACGATTAAATTCGGGAATCCTGCCCTTGACGAGATCTGAAAATCTTTCTATAAGTTTATGCATGAGTTACCTCTTTTGTGGTTTGATGGCCGTGGGTTGCTCCATCTTTCATACACAGGGGCTGGCTCAATGTCACTTCAATCTTTTTGTGTTGAGGGCGTAGCCCGTCCTTAGGGCTCATTCAAAAATAACTTTCCATTTTAAGCGCCGATGCATCCTGTCTGGCTGCGTTACGAAAGCTCGGAATATGCTTGATATTCCTGCACTTTCGTGCATTGCCAGACAGGCGCTTCAACACTTAAAATTGCGAACTTATTTCTGAGCGAACCCTTAGCTTTTCGACAGGCCGTTTTTTAAATTGATTTTTACTCATGTTGGCTTTCAGACTCGTAAAGTGCTATGATAATCTGGATATAAAAAATGTGGTAATAAACGCAAGCGGCCTGGACGGGCCTGCCCCAAATTCAGGTGGCGGGCATTCCGGGTGCAAGTGGTAAAGCCCCCCCATGGCCCATTGAGGGGAAAGAATAAAACAAAAATTGTTACAGCGGCATGAGATTTAAAGTAGCTGGTTTCGTACACTAAAAAGGAGGAATATTATGGCAGCATTACCGGAAAAAGTGAGTAAGGCGTGGGAAAATCGTGAAGGTCCGGTTGTTTTATCAACTGTGGATGAAAATGGAATTCCAAAT
Proteins encoded in this window:
- a CDS encoding DUF1456 family protein, giving the protein MINNDILRRFRYALDISDSTMIEIFKLSGHEIDRSDLAALLKTEDETGFVECSDTLMNLFLDGFIVHKRGRKETRPDQTENPVLPLTNNVILKKIRIALELKEEDMLGILNLANIDISKSELTALFRRPGHKHYKLCGDQFLRHFLKGLTALYRG
- a CDS encoding DUF190 domain-containing protein, translating into MHHPTETQLLRIFIGESDKFGRRLLYEAIVEEAQQHGISGATVLRGIMGFGADKQLRTAKLLRLSEDLPIVIEIVDTSERIASLLPTLNTMIPKGLLTLETIHCITFPKTNM
- a CDS encoding CrcB family protein; amino-acid sequence: MLEKLIGIGIAGACGTLARYWLSGSVYRWLGRGFPWGTAVVNIFGCFLFGIVLSIAGERWAISSEMRTIILTGFMGAFTTFSTFASETGQLLAGAELLAGLGNIVFQIVAGVGFFVLGQAIGRTI
- a CDS encoding 2-dehydropantoate 2-reductase — encoded protein: MKTVVFAAGGVGGYFGARLARAGHDVIFMARGQHLQAMKSGGLKINSIQGDFQLSSVQCTDNPSETGIVDLVIVAVKSWQLTEVGNAMRPMIGPDTIVLPLLNGVEAPDQLAQILGESHVLGGLCNIMSMIAGPGHIRHLGIEPYIAIGELDNTPTQRTRDILRILEQAGIKAAIPDSIRAAMWKKFLFICTFSGVGAITRAPIGVIRSLPETRGLLETSLTEIYQLARALDIPIHKNLIERSMGFFDALPVQGTASMQRDIMKQRPSELEAQNGAVVRLARSARVDVPLNNFIYASLLPGELSTRGQLPGR
- a CDS encoding AI-2E family transporter translates to MDKITVHKWVLLLLVLFISALFLSMISQFLMAIFLAGIFSALSLPLYRRFVKGFRGRRRWAAAACILLIVFVVLIPLTGLLGIVTSQAIKVGETARPWVEHQLSEPDNISNFLKTVPFIDRVEPYRNQILTKAGEMVGHVSTFLINRLSSVTLGTVNFLFMLFVMLYAMYFFLLDGDKLIFKILYYLPLEDRDEQRILDRFTSVTRATLKGTAVIGILQGALAGLAFAAAGIPSAVFWGAIMAVLSIIPNIGSAIVWVPAAIILAATGHVAKAIGLALFCAIIVGSMDNLLRPVLVGKDTQMHELMIFLGTLGGIFMFGMVGIITGPIIAALFVTIWDIYGVAFKDILPDITESEPDRPGRNDDK